The following are from one region of the Nicotiana tomentosiformis chromosome 7, ASM39032v3, whole genome shotgun sequence genome:
- the LOC104105371 gene encoding heat stress transcription factor A-4c-like has protein sequence MVGIIMENCNGGSSSSPAPFLSKTYELVDDPYTNPVVSWNHNGRSFVVWNPPEFARDLLPKYFKHNNFSSFIRQLNTYGFRKVDPEQWEFANEEFLRGQRHLLKNIYRRKPIHSHSATGSQSVAPLTDSERQEYEEEIERLKRENSLLQSSAEKHEKFNQEYEFGVKSMEQRLHNIVHRQGKLISLLAQLLQRPEFSSDFIECTNNNSKKRRLLVSNYLIEEENTTNSIVVPKLDLEVVKKLDSSINFWERFLYGIQKTPTEDQMCDFEHTQPLPSPIVIHEMDTLSDDSGKRNSPIDHPSSPSGDIQSSPELGGPLSPVISSIYINLECQLKPSDQSNTNTKITSTLSIDAMKNQVESNTDTSKSVSNSGNDVFWQQFLTETPGLSEPQEVEIVSKDIDGLTCDSMLAENQRYWWSRGFNVENLAERMGLLSPATGS, from the exons ATGGTTGGTATAATTATGGAAAATTGTAACGGCGGTTCAAGTTCTTCTCCAGCTCCTTTCTTGTCAAAGACATATGAATTAGTAGATGATCCTTACACAAATCCAGTCGTTTCTTGGAATCACAATGGCCGTAGCTTCGTTGTTTGGAATCCACCTGAGTTTGCTAGAGATTTGCTTCCAAAATACTTTAAGCACAATAATTTCTCCAGCTTTATCAGACAACTTAATACTTAT GGGTTCAGAAAGGTTGATCCTGAACAATGGGAGTTTGCAAATGAGGAGTTTTTAAGGGGACAGAGACATTTATTGAAGAATATTTATAGACGAAAGCCGATCCACAGCCACTCTGCAACAGGATCACAATCTGTGGCGCCATTGACTGATTCAGAAAGACAAGAATATGAAGAAGAAATTGAGAGGCTGAAAAGGGAAAATAGCTTACTTCAGTCATCAGCTGAAAAGCATGAGAAATTTAATCAAGAATATGAGTTTGGTGTTAAGTCAATGGAACAACGTTTGCATAATATTGTTCATAGGCAGGGGAAATTGATATCTCTTTTGGCTCAATTATTGCAAAGGCCTGAATTTTCGTCCGATTTTATCGAATGCACAAACAATAACAGCAAGAAAAGACGGTTGTTAGTTTCCAATTACTTAATTGAGGAAGAGAATACAACTAACTCTATAGTTGTTCCAAAGTTAGACTTGGAAGTAGTTAAAAAGCTGGATTCTTCAATCAATTTTTGGGAACGTTTTCTATATGGAATTCAGAAGACTCCAACCGAAGATCAAATGTGTGATTTTGAGCATACACAACCTTTACCTTCTCCAATTGTTATACATGAAATGGATACTTTATCGGATGATTCTGGCAAAAGAAACTCTCCTATCGATCACCCATCATCGCCTTCAGGGGATATACAATCCTCGCCCGAGTTAGGAGGACCTTTGAGTCCTGTCATATCATCGATTTATATCAATTTAGAATGTCAACTTAAGCCATCAGATCAGAGCAATACAAATACCAAGATCACCAGTACTTTGAGTATTGATGCGATGAAAAATCAGGTTGAAAGTAACACTGACACGTCTAAATCAGTGTCAAACTCGGGTAATGATGTATTTTGGCAACAATTCTTAACTGAGACTCCTGGTTTATCTGAGCCGCAGGAAGTTGAGATAGTAAGTAAAGACATCGATGGCTTAACGTGTGATAGCATGTTAGCAGAAAACCAGAGATATTGGTGGAGTCGCGGATTTAATGTAGAAAACCTTGCTGAACGTATGGGTCTTCTCAGTCCAGCAACGGGAAGCTGA